TGTTAAAATTGCGACAGGTGTTATTTTTGATACTAGTGAAGGTCCTATTTTTATAGATAAAAATGTTAAAATTTCCCCTTTTTCTTATTTAAAAGGACCGCTTTTTGTCGGAGAAAATACTTCAATAAAAGATGCAAGAATATATGGGGGAGTAATAATTGGGAAAAATTGTAAAATAGCAGGTGAATTAGAAAATGTAATTATTGGAGATTTTACAAATAAAAGTCATGAATCAGCTTTGATACATTCATATGTTGGAGATTGGTGTAATATTGCAGGGTATACTAAAACAGCAGATTTAAATGTAGATTATTCAACTATAAAAGTAAAATTATTTGATAATATAATTATTGATACAAAGAAACAAAAATTCGGAGCAATAATAAATGATTTTGTAAGAATAGGTGGAGGTGTGCTTATTTACCCAGGTACATTTATTGATTTTGGGAGTACAGTTATAGAGTTACCAAAGTTAAGTGGTTATTATAATCCTTTTACAAGATTTGAAAGAGGGAAATTTTATGAAATTGATGTTTTTTTTAATGAGGTTGAAATATTTATGAAAAGAAGAGAGGTATTTCCAAGTTCAAACTTTAGAAGTCGTTGTGTTGATATTTTTAATGAGTTTAGTTTAAAATCGGTTTGATGTGAAAGTTTATATATTTGACTTAGATGATACTCTTTTTGCTGTAAATAGTATTAGTGGTGATATTGGGATTCCTATATTTAATTCTTTAGCACAAATCAATAAAACATCTAAACTTTTTTCAGAATCTGATATTGAAAATATTTATAAGGATTGTTGGAAACTTCCTTTAGATATGGTAATCTCTAAATATGGGTTAAATAATGAGTATAAAAATATTCTCATTACTACGTATGAAGATTTGGAAGTAAATCATCCTTTAAATTTATTTGAAGGATATTATCAAATTTCTTCAATGGAAGCGGATAAGTTTCTTGTTACAACAGGATATGAAAAACTACAAAAAAGTAAAATTGAAAATTTAGGAATAAAGGATGATTTTATAGAAATTTTCATAGATGTTCCTCACATAAATCCAAGGAAGGATAAAGAATATTATTTTAAGGAGATAATGAAAAAATATTCTATTAGTTCTAAAAATTTTATAGTAGTAGGAGACAACTTATTGTCTGAGATAATTGTGGCAAAAAAGTTAGGAATGACCTCTGTTTTATTTGATTCAAAACAACAGTTTAATAACCATGAAATTAGACCAGATTATGTAGTAAATAGTTTAGAAAAAATACCAAAAATTTAAATTCAAACTCGTTGTGCATTTTAAATAATACTGATTTTTAGATGATTTAATTTTCTTTGGAAGATAAATTTATTGATATATTGAATAACCGTTGCGGCGGTTATTTTACTGATTATCCTTGTTTTAAAGCCTTCAAAAGTTTTAGCATAGTTTCTTTTAATCATAAATTGGTCGCAAAGTTGAGAGAAAAATGTCTCAATTCGTTTTCGCTTTTTCTTGTACAATGAAAATTGAGGAATATAATCTTTCTGATTACTTCTCATTGGTGTATCTAATTTAATATTAGCATAGTTAAATAAATCTATTTGAACTTTTGCTGATAAATAGCCTCTATCTCCAATTAAAGTACAGTTTCGCATTTGCTCACCACTATCTTTTAAATAGTGGATGTCGTGAACGGATGCAGGGCTTATATCAAAATTCTT
This Riemerella anatipestifer DNA region includes the following protein-coding sequences:
- a CDS encoding HAD family hydrolase; this encodes MKVYIFDLDDTLFAVNSISGDIGIPIFNSLAQINKTSKLFSESDIENIYKDCWKLPLDMVISKYGLNNEYKNILITTYEDLEVNHPLNLFEGYYQISSMEADKFLVTTGYEKLQKSKIENLGIKDDFIEIFIDVPHINPRKDKEYYFKEIMKKYSISSKNFIVVGDNLLSEIIVAKKLGMTSVLFDSKQQFNNHEIRPDYVVNSLEKIPKI